The Parashewanella tropica genome window below encodes:
- the putA gene encoding bifunctional proline dehydrogenase/L-glutamate gamma-semialdehyde dehydrogenase PutA has product MFKASEVLAGRYDNATLPELFQIITNNYAVDEEQYLSELIELVPSSNEEIQRITQRAHDMVNKVRQYEKKGLMVGIDAFLQQYSLDTQEGIILMCLAEALLRIPDAATADALIEDKLSGAKWDKHMSQSDSMLVNASTWGLMLTGKIVKLDKSIDGKPSSLLGKLVNKMGEPVIRQAMLAAMKIMGKQFVLGRSIEEGLKNSVDKRKLGYTHSYDMLGEAALTQKDAKKYFKDYADAIRALGAQSYNESEAPRPTVSIKLTALHPRYEVANTERTLTELYDRVIELITLARSVNVGISIDAEEADRLELSLKLFQKLYQSEAAQGWGLLGIVVQAYSKRALPVLMWLTRLAKDQGDEIPLRLVKGAYWDSELKWAQENGEHGYPLYTRKAGTDVAYLACARYLLSEATRGAIYPQFATHNAQTVASVTDMAGDRQYEFQRLHGMGEELYDTLLAEAGVKTVRIYAPIGAHKDLLPYLVRRLLENGANTSFVHKLVDPKTPIESLVVHPLVTLRKFKTLANNKIVLPIDIFGEERKNSMGINMNITSESEPFFKALETYKETQWTAGPLVDGETITDNGIEVLSPFDTRQVVGKVSHATTPVIEQALSSATSAFNDWCRTPVEVRATALQKLADLLEENREELIALCTREAGKSLQDGIDEVREAVDFCRYYAVQAKKMMAQPELMPGPTGELNELFLQGRGVFVCISPWNFPLAIFLGQVTAALAAGNTVIAKPAEQTCIVGYRAVQLAHEAGIPTNVLQFLPGTGATVGATLTADERIGGVCFTGSTVTAKRINMTLAERNGAIIPLIAETGGQNAMVVDSTSQPEQVVNDVVSSSFTSAGQRCSALRVLYIQDDIADRVLDVMQGAMDELSIGHPGLVKTDVGPVIDAIAKTNLNAHIDHIKQVGRLIKQIDLPEGTEHGHFVAPTAVEIDSIKVLEKEHFGPILHVIRYKSSDLDKVIADINSTGFGLTLGIHSRNEGHALEIADKVDVGNVYINRNQIGAVVGVQPFGGQGLSGTGPKAGGPHYLTRFVTEKTRTNNITAIGGNATLLSLGDSED; this is encoded by the coding sequence ATGTTCAAAGCGAGTGAAGTATTGGCTGGTCGCTACGACAACGCCACCCTACCTGAACTGTTCCAAATCATTACTAACAACTATGCAGTCGATGAAGAGCAGTACTTGTCTGAGCTGATTGAGCTTGTACCCTCTTCTAACGAAGAGATCCAACGCATCACACAGCGTGCCCATGATATGGTGAACAAAGTTCGCCAATACGAAAAAAAAGGGCTAATGGTTGGCATTGATGCGTTTTTGCAGCAATACAGCTTGGATACCCAAGAAGGCATTATTTTAATGTGCCTAGCCGAAGCTCTGCTTCGTATTCCTGATGCTGCAACGGCTGATGCATTGATTGAAGATAAGCTATCTGGTGCTAAGTGGGATAAGCACATGAGTCAAAGTGACTCAATGTTGGTTAACGCTTCAACTTGGGGCTTAATGCTTACTGGAAAAATCGTAAAACTCGATAAAAGCATTGACGGTAAGCCAAGCAGTTTACTCGGCAAGCTAGTAAATAAAATGGGCGAACCAGTGATCCGCCAAGCCATGCTTGCCGCGATGAAGATCATGGGTAAGCAGTTTGTTCTTGGTCGCAGTATCGAAGAAGGTCTTAAGAACAGTGTCGATAAACGTAAGTTGGGTTATACCCACAGTTATGACATGCTTGGGGAAGCGGCGTTAACGCAAAAAGACGCCAAAAAATATTTTAAAGATTACGCTGATGCCATTCGAGCCTTAGGCGCACAAAGCTATAACGAATCAGAAGCGCCGCGTCCAACGGTTTCCATCAAACTTACCGCACTGCACCCACGTTATGAAGTCGCGAATACTGAGCGCACTCTAACTGAGCTTTACGATCGTGTAATTGAACTTATTACCCTAGCTCGTAGTGTTAACGTAGGTATTTCGATTGATGCTGAAGAAGCAGACCGTCTAGAACTTTCTTTAAAACTATTCCAAAAACTGTACCAATCTGAAGCGGCTCAAGGTTGGGGCTTACTGGGTATAGTGGTTCAAGCATACTCGAAGCGTGCGCTACCAGTACTCATGTGGTTAACTCGCCTCGCCAAAGATCAAGGTGATGAAATTCCGCTTCGTCTAGTTAAAGGTGCCTACTGGGACAGTGAACTTAAGTGGGCACAAGAAAACGGCGAACACGGCTACCCACTATACACTCGTAAAGCGGGAACCGATGTTGCTTATCTTGCCTGTGCTCGCTACTTATTATCTGAAGCCACTCGTGGAGCGATTTACCCACAATTCGCAACCCACAATGCGCAAACCGTTGCCAGCGTAACGGATATGGCGGGTGATCGTCAGTACGAATTCCAGCGCTTACACGGCATGGGTGAAGAGCTATACGATACTTTGTTAGCCGAAGCAGGTGTTAAAACAGTTCGTATTTATGCACCGATTGGCGCTCACAAAGATCTACTTCCATACCTTGTTCGTCGTCTCCTTGAAAATGGCGCCAACACCTCTTTCGTGCATAAACTGGTTGATCCTAAAACGCCAATTGAATCATTAGTGGTACATCCATTAGTGACCTTAAGAAAATTTAAGACCCTAGCGAATAACAAGATTGTTCTGCCAATTGATATTTTTGGTGAAGAGCGCAAAAACTCAATGGGAATCAATATGAATATTACCTCTGAATCTGAGCCATTTTTCAAAGCCCTAGAAACATACAAAGAGACTCAATGGACAGCGGGTCCTTTAGTTGATGGTGAAACCATCACCGATAACGGTATTGAAGTGCTAAGCCCATTCGATACTCGCCAAGTGGTCGGTAAAGTGTCACATGCCACTACACCTGTAATCGAGCAAGCACTATCTTCTGCGACGTCTGCGTTTAATGATTGGTGCCGAACTCCTGTTGAAGTAAGGGCAACTGCACTACAAAAGCTAGCTGACTTACTCGAAGAAAACCGTGAAGAGCTGATTGCCCTTTGTACTCGTGAAGCGGGTAAGAGCTTACAAGACGGTATTGACGAAGTTCGTGAAGCGGTCGATTTCTGTCGTTACTACGCGGTACAAGCTAAAAAGATGATGGCTCAACCCGAGCTTATGCCTGGACCAACAGGCGAGCTAAACGAGCTATTCCTTCAAGGTCGTGGTGTATTCGTTTGTATCAGCCCATGGAACTTCCCGCTGGCGATTTTCTTAGGTCAAGTTACTGCCGCACTTGCGGCGGGTAATACCGTTATTGCAAAACCAGCAGAACAAACCTGTATTGTCGGTTATCGTGCTGTGCAATTGGCACATGAAGCAGGCATTCCAACGAACGTTCTACAATTCCTGCCGGGTACGGGCGCCACTGTTGGTGCAACTTTGACTGCAGACGAGCGTATCGGTGGCGTGTGCTTTACTGGTTCAACGGTAACCGCAAAACGCATCAACATGACACTGGCTGAGCGCAACGGCGCTATCATTCCATTGATTGCGGAAACTGGCGGTCAAAATGCCATGGTTGTTGATTCAACTTCACAACCAGAGCAAGTAGTAAATGATGTAGTTTCATCATCATTCACATCTGCTGGTCAACGTTGTTCAGCGCTGCGTGTGCTTTACATCCAAGATGATATTGCTGATCGCGTATTAGATGTAATGCAAGGCGCGATGGATGAATTATCCATTGGTCACCCAGGACTAGTTAAAACAGACGTAGGCCCTGTGATTGACGCCATTGCTAAGACCAACTTGAATGCACACATCGACCACATCAAGCAAGTGGGTCGTTTGATCAAGCAAATCGACTTACCTGAAGGCACTGAGCATGGTCACTTTGTGGCACCAACGGCAGTTGAAATAGACTCAATCAAAGTATTGGAAAAAGAGCACTTTGGTCCAATACTGCATGTGATCCGTTATAAGAGCAGCGACTTAGATAAAGTCATTGCCGACATCAACTCAACAGGCTTTGGCTTAACCTTAGGTATTCACAGCCGTAACGAAGGTCACGCCTTAGAAATTGCTGATAAAGTCGATGTAGGTAACGTGTACATTAACCGTAACCAAATTGGTGCAGTTGTGGGCGTTCAGCCATTTGGTGGTCAAGGCCTATCAGGTACAGGTCCTAAAGCGGGTGGTCCTCACTACTTAACTCGCTTTGTGACTGAAAAAACTCGTACCAATAACATTACAGCGATTGGTGGTAATGCGACGCTACTTTCTTTAGGTGATAGTGAAGACTAA
- a CDS encoding superinfection exclusion B family protein, whose amino-acid sequence MPQLSHYIKKHFTQTRWLFSLMLWTLLLSSSLLFLPTPIIKQLGLAEFQQSQQQVIGLSLLISAAYFLAKICDHLLDVGIDHYSEKRVCAAIDEKINVFDAYERALLREFFLQSSPVLSLPMDNLAVKSLSKAHIIECIGNEQHFAIQSATADYKITVQARRKLSRKILRLPEGKPNELELQRLIKSRPAFVSGSNSTRKQVA is encoded by the coding sequence ATGCCCCAATTATCTCATTACATAAAGAAACACTTCACACAAACAAGATGGCTATTTAGCCTAATGTTATGGACGCTTCTCCTCAGCAGCAGCTTGCTATTTTTGCCCACACCTATCATTAAACAATTAGGGTTAGCCGAATTTCAACAAAGTCAGCAACAAGTGATCGGGCTCAGTCTCTTGATCTCTGCGGCGTATTTTTTAGCGAAAATTTGTGATCACTTATTAGATGTAGGTATTGACCATTACAGCGAGAAGCGAGTCTGCGCCGCTATAGATGAAAAAATCAATGTCTTTGATGCATATGAGCGTGCCCTACTTCGAGAATTCTTTTTACAAAGCAGTCCAGTACTTTCACTACCAATGGACAACTTAGCAGTAAAAAGCTTGTCAAAAGCTCACATTATTGAATGCATTGGTAACGAGCAACACTTCGCCATTCAGTCCGCTACAGCGGATTATAAAATTACCGTACAAGCCCGTCGAAAATTGAGCCGTAAAATTTTGCGATTACCTGAGGGCAAGCCAAATGAACTTGAACTGCAACGACTCATCAAGTCACGTCCTGCGTTCGTTAGTGGGAGCAATTCAACGAGAAAGCAAGTGGCATAA
- a CDS encoding YacL family protein: MDFEFRHSSFDDSIRAFFSMEHHALGRWFTEELTQESSKILTIESIIAELQSGKRHEWSLIGRTLSLELTQEQALVFDNSLGIESEEDLQDHMNLYDSESTAACGLEDFEQALVSYKTFIGK; this comes from the coding sequence ATGGATTTCGAATTTCGTCACAGCAGTTTTGATGACAGTATCCGCGCTTTTTTTTCAATGGAGCACCATGCACTGGGTCGTTGGTTTACTGAAGAGCTGACTCAAGAATCAAGCAAAATTTTGACAATAGAGAGCATCATTGCTGAATTACAGTCTGGCAAGCGTCATGAGTGGAGTTTGATTGGTCGTACCTTGTCTCTTGAGCTTACTCAAGAGCAGGCGTTAGTTTTTGATAACAGCTTGGGAATAGAAAGCGAAGAAGATTTGCAAGACCACATGAACTTGTATGACTCAGAGTCAACAGCCGCATGTGGTTTAGAAGACTTTGAGCAAGCTTTAGTGAGTTACAAAACCTTTATTGGCAAGTAA
- the tcdA gene encoding tRNA cyclic N6-threonylcarbamoyladenosine(37) synthase TcdA, whose product MSAPEHPFSESYLQRFSGIGRLYGQQALATFSQAHVMVIGIGGVGTWVAESLARSGIGRISLMDLDDICVTNSNRQIHALKSTIGQSKVAVMAERIKQINPECQVNEIEDFIMPDNLGEYLQGRKQGGELDYVVDCIDAVKAKAAVIAWCKRNKLPIVTVGGAGGQIDPTQIQLCDLAKTQQDPLLAKVRNYLRREYNFSKNLSRRFGVDAVYSTEQLVYPKTDGSVCHTKSETDGNMRMDCASGFGSATSVTGTFGFVAASRVLKKLAAK is encoded by the coding sequence ATGTCTGCTCCTGAACATCCATTTTCTGAATCTTATCTGCAACGATTCTCTGGTATCGGTCGTTTATACGGCCAACAAGCTTTAGCCACCTTTTCTCAAGCTCATGTTATGGTCATCGGTATTGGTGGCGTGGGAACATGGGTGGCTGAGTCATTGGCTCGCTCAGGTATTGGACGCATTTCTTTGATGGATTTGGATGATATTTGTGTCACCAACAGCAACCGTCAAATTCATGCGTTGAAATCCACTATTGGTCAATCCAAGGTTGCGGTGATGGCAGAGCGCATTAAGCAAATTAACCCAGAGTGCCAAGTGAATGAAATCGAAGATTTCATCATGCCTGATAACCTTGGTGAGTATTTACAAGGCCGAAAACAAGGTGGCGAGCTTGATTACGTTGTCGATTGCATTGATGCCGTCAAAGCCAAAGCCGCTGTAATCGCTTGGTGTAAGCGCAATAAACTGCCGATTGTTACCGTTGGCGGGGCTGGAGGACAAATCGATCCGACCCAAATTCAACTTTGTGATCTAGCCAAAACTCAGCAAGATCCATTATTGGCTAAAGTGCGTAATTATCTTCGCCGTGAATACAATTTCTCAAAAAATTTGTCCCGCCGTTTTGGCGTTGATGCCGTTTACTCGACAGAGCAATTGGTTTACCCAAAAACAGATGGTAGTGTTTGCCATACTAAGTCAGAGACCGATGGCAATATGAGAATGGATTGTGCGTCTGGCTTTGGCTCCGCCACCAGTGTCACAGGCACTTTTGGTTTTGTGGCGGCCAGCCGAGTATTAAAAAAACTCGCAGCAAAATAG
- a CDS encoding DUF3149 domain-containing protein: MAFWLDLMFGNWIGLLSMIVIFSTLGIVSYILWMFVVKSRTE, translated from the coding sequence ATGGCATTCTGGTTAGACTTGATGTTTGGCAACTGGATTGGTTTATTGTCTATGATTGTGATTTTTTCAACCTTAGGCATTGTTTCATATATCCTGTGGATGTTTGTCGTTAAGTCACGTACAGAATAA
- the fkpA gene encoding FKBP-type peptidyl-prolyl cis-trans isomerase has translation MKSVYKISLVALAVLGLSACNQEQKTTKDTAGTELTTQAQKESYSVGASIGKYMANHIKEQEELGLPVDRALIVEGFANGLNDKSKLTEEEMQTLLQGLDKRLAEKRKSHADEMAKKNLEAGKKYLEDFAKKPGVVTTKSGLEYQVLEEGKGPKPKATDTVEVHYKGTLIDGTEFDSSYKRNQTVKFQLNRVIPGWTEGVQLMPVGSKFRFVIPSDLAYGDRDMGTIPANSTLIFDVVLKSIVKEDAKKEESKDASHAGHSH, from the coding sequence ATGAAGTCTGTATATAAAATTTCTTTAGTGGCATTGGCCGTATTAGGTCTGTCAGCTTGTAACCAAGAGCAAAAAACCACCAAAGACACTGCGGGTACTGAACTGACAACACAAGCACAAAAAGAATCGTACAGTGTGGGCGCTTCTATCGGTAAGTACATGGCAAATCACATTAAAGAACAAGAAGAGCTTGGTTTACCAGTAGATCGCGCTTTGATTGTTGAAGGTTTTGCTAATGGTCTTAACGACAAGTCAAAACTGACTGAAGAAGAAATGCAAACTCTGTTACAAGGTCTAGATAAGCGTTTAGCTGAAAAGCGTAAATCTCACGCTGATGAAATGGCGAAAAAGAACCTTGAAGCTGGTAAAAAGTACCTAGAAGATTTTGCGAAAAAGCCGGGTGTAGTAACCACAAAGTCTGGTCTTGAGTATCAAGTATTAGAAGAAGGTAAAGGTCCTAAGCCAAAAGCAACAGATACTGTTGAAGTTCACTATAAAGGTACTTTGATTGATGGTACTGAGTTTGATAGCTCATATAAGCGTAATCAAACCGTTAAGTTCCAGCTAAACCGAGTGATCCCTGGTTGGACTGAAGGTGTTCAGTTGATGCCTGTGGGCTCTAAGTTCCGTTTCGTGATCCCATCTGACTTAGCTTATGGCGACCGTGATATGGGCACTATTCCTGCAAACTCTACTTTGATTTTCGATGTTGTATTGAAATCGATTGTTAAAGAAGATGCTAAGAAAGAAGAAAGCAAAGACGCTTCTCATGCAGGTCATAGCCACTAA
- a CDS encoding phosphoribosyltransferase yields the protein MSEKHYISAQQLLEDSFRLAAKVYESGFRPQYIVGIWRGGAPIGIAVQEFFDYKKVETDHIAVRTSSYYGIGTDKQSKEIRVHGLHYIIENANADEGLLIVDDVFDSGRSVHALLEKLKEQMRLNLPQDIRIACPYYKPANTAVPLKPDYYIHESDEWLVFPHEVSGLTPEEIAEGKGDLANIQHLFV from the coding sequence ATGTCAGAAAAACACTACATCAGTGCGCAACAATTATTGGAAGATTCGTTTCGCTTAGCGGCAAAAGTTTATGAGAGTGGATTCCGTCCACAGTATATTGTCGGAATTTGGCGTGGTGGCGCTCCTATTGGTATCGCTGTTCAAGAATTTTTTGATTATAAAAAAGTAGAAACCGATCATATCGCCGTTCGTACTTCATCTTACTATGGCATTGGTACCGATAAGCAAAGCAAAGAGATCCGTGTTCATGGATTACATTACATTATTGAAAATGCCAATGCCGACGAAGGTTTGCTGATTGTCGATGACGTGTTTGATTCTGGGCGCTCAGTTCACGCTCTGCTTGAAAAACTGAAAGAGCAAATGCGTCTTAATCTACCACAAGATATTCGTATCGCCTGCCCGTATTACAAACCAGCCAATACCGCAGTGCCTTTAAAGCCCGATTACTATATTCATGAGTCTGATGAATGGTTGGTATTTCCACATGAAGTTTCAGGATTAACTCCTGAAGAGATTGCTGAAGGCAAAGGGGATTTAGCGAATATCCAGCATCTTTTTGTATAG
- a CDS encoding GNA1162 family protein, which produces MKKLLFLCAVVFLTGCVAPPKFITKQEAYPKVYSQKPASILVVPAINNTTAADAIELYSTTVAYPLAESGYYVLSVPYTQKFLAREGITEGAMAVQVPLEKYKQLFGVDAVLFVTLKKWDTNYSVVRGDVTVAAKAELYSTHSEEKLWHYNSTIVFNTSGDSNNGLVNLIVTAVKTATTDYVEVARSVNGQMIYTMPKGKYHLRHGKDHQDVAVLESKVKGKKL; this is translated from the coding sequence ATGAAAAAATTACTATTTTTATGCGCAGTAGTTTTCCTAACCGGTTGTGTAGCGCCGCCAAAGTTTATTACGAAACAAGAAGCTTACCCTAAAGTCTATTCGCAAAAACCAGCTTCTATATTGGTCGTGCCTGCGATCAATAATACTACTGCAGCTGATGCGATTGAGCTTTATTCTACTACCGTTGCATATCCGCTAGCAGAATCGGGATATTACGTTTTGTCAGTTCCTTATACTCAGAAGTTTCTGGCCCGAGAGGGGATTACTGAGGGTGCTATGGCCGTTCAAGTTCCATTAGAAAAGTATAAACAGCTGTTCGGTGTGGATGCTGTACTTTTCGTGACGTTAAAAAAATGGGATACAAACTACTCAGTGGTAAGAGGTGATGTAACCGTAGCAGCTAAGGCAGAGCTGTACTCTACTCATTCTGAGGAGAAGCTGTGGCATTACAACTCTACTATCGTTTTCAATACGTCAGGAGATAGTAATAATGGTCTTGTTAATTTAATTGTCACTGCGGTTAAAACGGCTACAACCGATTATGTTGAAGTTGCTCGTTCAGTAAATGGACAGATGATTTATACAATGCCAAAAGGGAAATATCACCTAAGGCATGGCAAAGACCATCAAGATGTCGCTGTTTTAGAAAGTAAAGTGAAAGGGAAAAAGTTGTAA
- a CDS encoding DUF4810 domain-containing protein, with translation MRIKAIILALGLLALTGCAVNKDMYHWGNYNHTLYDYTKEPSEETFKLHLAELNKIVVDAKKNSKQVPPGVYFELGMMEAEKGRVDLGIQHLNKELELYPESAKFVALAKKELGK, from the coding sequence ATGAGAATCAAAGCAATAATATTGGCTTTAGGGCTTTTAGCGCTTACGGGGTGTGCTGTAAATAAGGACATGTATCACTGGGGAAATTACAACCATACACTATATGACTACACTAAAGAGCCAAGTGAAGAAACGTTTAAATTGCACCTTGCCGAATTAAACAAGATTGTAGTTGATGCAAAGAAAAACTCTAAGCAAGTACCTCCTGGTGTGTATTTTGAGCTTGGAATGATGGAAGCAGAAAAAGGCAGAGTTGATTTAGGTATTCAACATTTGAATAAGGAATTGGAGTTATATCCAGAATCAGCAAAGTTTGTTGCACTGGCTAAAAAGGAATTAGGGAAATAA
- a CDS encoding SlyX family protein, producing MPTLQQQVDDLETKLSFQELTIEELNQEVIKLNDIIAQQQHQLELVVQKLVSMEPSNIANQSEETPPPHY from the coding sequence ATGCCTACTCTGCAACAACAAGTGGATGATCTCGAAACCAAACTTAGTTTTCAGGAACTGACGATTGAAGAACTCAATCAAGAAGTCATTAAACTTAACGATATTATTGCTCAGCAGCAACATCAACTAGAATTAGTGGTACAAAAATTAGTATCGATGGAACCTAGCAACATTGCGAATCAATCAGAGGAAACGCCACCGCCTCATTATTAG
- a CDS encoding COG3014 family protein, whose protein sequence is MKQVLICLVLCLSITGCATNSLFVNYPSQIQSQKQALNSSQPESQLSQLTENISGNDGLLYAQEAGRVAQIAGNFAQSKKYYQQAINKYLTFDNKAEISASDLGANASSLLLNDNAIPYEGPGFERIMLHQYQAFNYLFEHDFQGALVEVRRANELQQIQQDKYEESKKSVQRIANGTVASQVEQLRQGTGSVTSSFLNAYSYYVTGLLHEILGNANDAFIDYRKAAAIWPQNPFVEQDLVRLAKQLSMPQYSDFRRKFGEVKLPKRNQGELIVIYEKGFVQPKGHFSVPFTVHGNWQTIDLPTYNHAATYPGAATISGLPSSLHAASITSIDALAMNSLRENLPLILARQVARVYAKAELARKLTGKHHRKNDPFDLGSLAVQIFNVVSEQADRRSWLTLPNQAQIGRKYVNAGTYPISIENSQTQNITIQAGRKTLVWIVNTGNYVRFYTILI, encoded by the coding sequence ATGAAACAAGTTTTGATCTGTTTAGTACTTTGTTTGTCGATCACAGGTTGTGCGACGAATAGCTTGTTTGTGAATTATCCTTCGCAAATCCAAAGCCAAAAGCAAGCGTTAAACTCATCACAACCTGAATCTCAATTATCACAACTGACTGAAAACATTTCAGGTAACGATGGGCTGTTATATGCTCAGGAAGCGGGTCGAGTAGCGCAAATAGCTGGTAATTTTGCTCAAAGTAAAAAATATTACCAACAAGCTATCAATAAATACCTTACTTTCGACAATAAAGCTGAGATCAGTGCCAGTGATCTCGGTGCCAATGCCAGTAGCCTGCTACTCAATGACAATGCAATTCCTTATGAAGGCCCTGGTTTTGAACGTATCATGCTTCATCAATACCAAGCCTTTAATTACTTATTCGAACATGACTTTCAAGGCGCATTAGTTGAAGTTCGCCGTGCCAATGAACTGCAGCAAATTCAGCAAGACAAATATGAAGAGTCCAAGAAGTCAGTGCAAAGAATTGCCAATGGCACAGTGGCGAGTCAGGTAGAACAGCTAAGACAAGGTACGGGCTCTGTAACCAGCTCTTTTCTTAATGCGTACAGTTACTATGTCACTGGTTTACTCCACGAAATATTAGGCAATGCCAACGACGCTTTTATTGATTACCGAAAAGCAGCCGCCATTTGGCCACAAAACCCTTTTGTAGAACAAGATCTCGTTCGCTTAGCCAAACAGCTTTCAATGCCACAATATTCGGACTTTCGAAGAAAGTTCGGTGAAGTAAAGCTCCCAAAACGTAACCAAGGCGAGCTGATTGTCATCTATGAAAAAGGCTTTGTGCAACCCAAAGGTCACTTTAGCGTTCCGTTTACTGTTCATGGCAACTGGCAGACCATCGATCTACCGACTTATAATCATGCTGCGACCTATCCTGGAGCTGCGACAATCTCAGGGTTGCCTTCTTCTCTGCACGCAGCGTCAATTACCAGTATTGATGCACTGGCCATGAACTCTCTAAGAGAAAATCTTCCTTTGATCTTAGCCAGACAAGTCGCACGAGTTTATGCCAAGGCCGAATTAGCGAGAAAACTTACGGGTAAACATCATCGAAAGAACGATCCATTCGACTTAGGCTCACTTGCCGTTCAAATATTTAATGTGGTAAGTGAACAAGCGGATAGACGCAGTTGGCTAACTTTACCTAATCAAGCTCAAATTGGGCGTAAATACGTAAATGCGGGTACTTATCCGATCAGTATCGAAAATAGCCAGACACAAAATATTACCATTCAAGCAGGAAGAAAAACCTTAGTCTGGATAGTGAATACTGGAAATTACGTTCGTTTTTATACAATATTAATTTAA
- the lpoB gene encoding penicillin-binding protein activator LpoB, whose protein sequence is MKQFKSVLILAGVLALSACQSKVEYGDAKEVETVNANFGSTDLQAITDKMVDSMLTFPPVLMLTANNQRPIIFVDSIKNKTSEHIDTESVTDSISNRLLRSGKFRFIDMTKVDAVRKQLDYQNSSGMVDPSTAIKFGRQIGAQYMLYGNLSSIVKQAGSTKDVYYKMTMRLMDLETGLIEWSDEKEIRKTKTKSLFGL, encoded by the coding sequence ATGAAACAATTTAAATCTGTGCTCATTTTAGCGGGAGTGTTAGCACTCTCAGCCTGTCAATCCAAAGTTGAATATGGCGATGCAAAAGAAGTAGAAACCGTCAATGCCAACTTTGGCTCAACCGATCTGCAAGCCATCACCGATAAAATGGTGGATAGCATGCTGACCTTCCCACCAGTATTAATGCTAACAGCTAACAATCAACGCCCGATTATTTTTGTTGATAGCATTAAAAATAAAACTTCAGAGCACATTGATACTGAGTCTGTGACCGATTCAATCAGTAACCGTTTATTGCGTTCAGGAAAGTTCCGTTTCATCGACATGACAAAAGTAGATGCGGTACGTAAACAATTGGACTATCAAAACAGCTCAGGCATGGTTGACCCATCAACTGCCATAAAATTCGGCCGTCAAATCGGTGCCCAATATATGCTCTACGGCAATCTTTCTAGTATCGTTAAGCAGGCCGGTAGTACTAAAGATGTGTACTACAAAATGACCATGCGTTTAATGGACTTAGAAACAGGTTTAATTGAATGGTCTGACGAAAAAGAAATCCGTAAGACTAAGACGAAGTCACTCTTTGGACTTTAA